The Streptomyces pratensis genomic interval CGTTCGCCAGTACGTCGCCGCGATCGTCCTGACAGCCGTCGGACGGCCCCGCCTGCGCACCTTCACCAGGAAGCAGTGGTGGCCAGTACTGCTGCTGGCACTGGTTTTCGGAACGATGAACCTGTCCCTCTACTGTGCGATCGACCGCATCGGCCTCGGTCTCGCGGTGACCCTGGAGTTCCTCGGCCCTCTCGGCATCGCGCTGGCCACCTCACGCCGCCGGGTGGACGCGTGCTGTGCGCTGATCGCGGCGGCGGGCGTCGTCACCCTTGCGCGGCCGCAGCCTTCCACCGACTACCTGGGGATGGGACTGGGCCTGCTGGCCGCCGTCTGCTGGGCGTCCTACATCCTGCTCAACCGCACCGTGGGGGAACGCGTTCCCGGCGTACAAGGATCCGCGGCGGCCGCCGCACTCTCCGCCCTGATGTTCCTGCCGGTCGGCGTCGTCCTCGTCGTCCAGCGACCGCCCACCGCGGGGGCCGTCGCCTACGCGCTCGCCGCCGGCCTCCTCTCCTCGGCCGTCCCCTACCTGGCGGACCTCGTCACCCTGCGCCGGGTACCCGCCCGGACCTTCGGGCTCTTCATGAGCGTCAACCCCGTCCTGGCCGCCGTGGTCGGCTGGATCGTCCTCGGCCAGGATCTGGGCTGGACCGCGTGGGCGGCCATCGCGGCCATCGTCGCCGCCAACACCCTGAGCATGGCGGGCCGGCCGGTGACGGCCTGATCGCCGCGCGCCGCGCAGATCCGGCCCGCACCCACCTGAATCCCTACCTGACGCCCCTGCCCCGGTGCCCCGTCGGCGACGAGCCGTCCGGTGCGTCGAGGGCCGGGCACCAAGCGGCGTCCAGGCGCCTGGTGTGACCTGCGTGGCAGCCATGGCCGCCCACAGCCGCTCCCCCGCCCCGACTCCGCCGCAGCACCGCGGCAAGCCCTTGCCGGGGCCACGGCGGCGTGGCAGGGCAACGCGTCCGTGCAGAGGGCGCTCGTGGAAACCCTCGCCATCACATGCTCCTGGCACCGGCCTTGATGGCTTCACGAATGCGGAGGTAGGTGCCGCAGCGGCAGATGTTGCGGATGCCGTCGAGATCGGCTTCGGTGATTTCGCGTCCTTCCTCCGCGGCCCGGCGCACGAGGGCGACGGCTGCCATGATCTGGCCGGGCTGGCAGTAGCCGCACTGGGCCACGTCCTGGTCGAGCCACGCCTGCTGCATGGGGTGCAGGTCCGCGCCCACCGTGGCCGGAAGGCCTTCGATCGTCGTGACTTCGTCGGTGGGGTTCAGGTCCCCGACGGGAATCGCGCAGGGGTTGACCGCCCTGCCGTTGAGATGGCTGGTACACGCTTTGCAGACGTTGATGCCGCAGCCGTACTTGGGGCCGGTGACACCCAGGACGTCGCGTAGCACCCACAACAGCCGCACATCGTCGGCGATGTCGACGGTGACCTGCTCGCCGTTGAGGCGGAATGTGTGCTTGGGCACGTGAGACTCCTTGCGTCAGTAGGCGTGGTCGCGGCCATCGGTCGGGGACTGCGGAACGGGTGGGACCGTCGGCTTCGGTTCGAAGGAGAGCGTGCCGTGGTTGACGGGAAAGGTGGTGGGCATTGTTCCGGTCGCACGTCCGTACGCGCATGCGACCGCGGCCATCGTCGCTGCGACGCCCAGCTCGCCCGCGCCGCCCGGCTTCCCCGTGGTGTCCGGCATGATGATGATGTCCAGCTCGGGTGGAGTGTTCCACTGCCGGGTGTAGAAGTAGTTGTCCCAGCTGGCCTCCAGGAAGTACCCGTCACGCAGGTGCAGGCTGGAGGTGAGGGCCAGGGCGATACCGTCCATGGCGCAGCCCATCATCTGGGCCTCCAGCCCCCGTGGGTTGATGGTGAGGCCGGCGTCCACGGCGAGGACGACCCTGGTGACGCGTGGTCCGGCGACGCCGTCGCGGATCGGACGGGCCACGGTCTCAGGCCGGCAGTCGATCTCCACCAGGACCGCGCTGGCCGAGTGGTATTCGGAGTGGAGGGCGATTCCCTGCGCCGTTCCATCGGGCATCGGCCTGCCCCAGTGCCCGGCTTCGGCGACTTTTTCCAGCACCGCGAGGCATCGGCGGTCCTTGAGGAAGTCGCGCCGGAACCGGTAGGGGTCCTTTCCCATCTTCGACGCCAGTTCGTCGATGACGAGTTCCCGCGCGCAGGTGACGTCGGGAGAGTAGACGTTGCGCATGCTGCCGGTGTTGAAACTCTTGTCGGTCTCGTTCAGCAGCCGGCTGTTGACGCCGAAGTTGTACGGCATCGACTGGGAGAGCTGGAAGAAGGTCTCGGAGAATCCGAGGTCTGCCACCGGAAGTTTCGCCGCCAGGGCGGTGAAGATCTCACCGAAGCCGTGACCGAGGTCGGTGGCGACGCTGGTGTGGCGTTGCTTGTAGCTGAGGACGGTGTCCCCGACGTAGGAGATGCGCACCCGGGACGTGGCCATGGGATGCGCACGTCCCTGGCGTGAGTCGTCGGCCCGGTGCCACATGAGTTTGACCGGTTTGCCGATCTTCTCGGAGACCTCGACGGCTTCCAGCGCCGCGTCGAAGAAGAGCTTGCGTCCGAAGGACCCGCCGCCTTCCGTGACATGCACCGTCACCGCGCTCAGCGGCAGTCCCAGGTTGGCGGCGATCGCCTCCTTCGCGACGATCGGCGCCTTGAGGCTGGACCAGATCTCGGCACGGTCGGAGCGGACGTCGGCGATGGCGCAGTTGGGCTCCAGCGCACTGTTGCTGCGGAAGTGAAAGGTGAACCTGCCTTCGACGCTCGGGGTCAGTGGCGGGAGCCCCATCGTGATTTCCGCGGCCTTGAGTTCCCTGAGCACGGAGTCGTCGCTCTTGCCTTTCGCGCTCCCCGGCACCCACGACACCTTCAGGGCGCGTACGGCGTCGATGCACTGGCCGAAGGTCAGGGCGCGTACGGCCACGCCGCTCTTGATGACGACGACGTCCGTGACACCCGGCATGGCCCGGACCTCATCGGTGTTGGCGACGGATCCGACCTTTCCGTTGATCGTCGGCGGACGGCACACCATGGTCGGGAAGGCATCGGGAACGGTGAGGTCCATCGCGAACTTCTTGCGTCCGGTCACCGCGTCCAGAGCGTCGATGCGACGCTGCGGAGTGCCGATGACGGTGAACTGCTCGGCCGGCTTGAGTTCGGCGGTGACCTGCTGGGTCCGTACGGCCGCGGCCTTCTCGGCCAGTGCCCCGATGCCGATGGTCCGGCCTGCGGGGCCGATGACCACGCCCGCCCTGATGGTGACCTCGGTCAGGGCCGCACCGAGTGCCGTCGCGGCGGCCTCCAGCAGCCTTCCGCGCGCCACGGCGGCCGCGACCCGGATGGGGGTGTAGGTCGCGATGGTCGTGTTGGACCCGCCGGTGAGCTGGTTGAACACGAGTTCCGGCCGTGCGTCGGCGAGGACGACCCGGACCCTGTCGAGGGGTACGTCCATCTCCTCGGCGATCAGCATGGCCGTCGACGTGGTGATGCCCTGCCCCACCTCGGCCCGCGGCAGCGCGAAGGACACCGTGCCGTCCGTGTGGACCTGGACGGTGATCAGACCGGAGGTCGGCAGAGCTGCCAAGGTCATGACATCGTTGAGGTCGACCAGCTCCGTGATGTCGGCCGAAGGCACGTCGGCTCTGGCCTGCTCGGCAGGTACGAGTTCGGCGGCAGCCACCAAGGTCGGTGCCGCCAGTACGAATCCCAGGAACCTGCGCCTGTCGAAGGCGTGGCTCCCGGACGGCGGCTGGGCCGCCCGGTCGTCACCGTTCACCATCGGTCTCCTCTCCCGCGCGCCCTTGCGGCGTCATCTGTCCGGGAGTCTGGCGGAGGACTCGTCCCGGCGTCCCGATTCGGCGCGATCTGGTCGGTGGTTGCATGGTCGCTCCGGCTCCGGCTGGGGTGGTGGACGGGGCTGCCGGGGGCGGTGGAGGGTACCGCCCCCGGCAGCGTCAGGCGGCTGTCGCACTGACGGATGTTCCGGAGCCGCTCAGGACGGACGGTTGACGTCCGGGATGTCGATCGCGATGGGCCGGCCCTCGGCGAGGAAGAGCAGGACGAACTTACGGAGCGCTTCCTCCAGCGTCCACAGGACCGCAGGGACGGCGGGCAGCGGGACCAGCCCCTCACGGAAGGCCACCAGCAGCGGCCAAGCGGTCGATATGAGCTTCTCCAGGATCGGCTGCTTGGACAGGCCGATCATGTCGCCGACCTCGCCGCCGAGCGTGTACCTGGTGAAGGCGCTGATCAGAGGGCGTGTCAGGCCGGCGTCGAGTTCGGCCACGATCCCGAGGAGGACGTTGGTCAGTGCCTCACCCTCCGGGCTGTGGGCGAGGATCGGGTCCAGTACCTGCTTGGACTGGGCCTCGGCCGCGTCCCACGAAGCGGGGATGTACTCGTCGCTGACGCCGAGCATGTGCGCGCTCACCTGCCACACGTGCAGATACGCATCCGAGTCGGCGGTGTTGACCCGGACACCCCACTCCTTCATCCTGCGCATGACAAACGTGGCCAGGCTGTGCCAGGTGACCATGATGTCGGCCTGGCTGATCGGGATCTTCTGACCCCCGCTGGTCCCGGACCATCCGGGGGACTGCGGCAGCAGATGGCGTACCGCGGCGTGCACCATGCGTGTCTTCACGGCGGTCACGATCATCGAACCCTGCGGCAGGTACGCGTCCAGGTCCCCGATGTCGTAGCCGAGCCGCGCGGTCTTCGCGATGCGGTCCTTCATGTCCGCGCCGCCCTTGGAGTAGTAGACGGCGCGCGCCTCCCTGGGAATGGCGGTGCTCATCAGGCCGCTGCCGAGGCCGTAGAGAGCCCCGACGTAGATGCCCTTGGTCTTGCTGAACTGGGCGGCGCGGTCGAGTTTGCCCTTGTCCGCCCAGGTCGGCATCCGACGGGCGTGCTCCATGAACTCCTTGAGGTCCGCCGGGAGTCCGTCGGGCAGCGGCTGGTCGTTACGGGTCCACCGCTTCAGCAGTGTGTTGACCCGGGGTACGTCGCCGCGGTCGATCACGGAGGCGAGCACCGGGTCCGCTTCCTCGTCCCACACCCATTCCGGGTCGACACCCGCCCCCGCCCCGGCCACCGACCCGCTGGGCGACCAGGTCCACAGGGACCGGGCGCTCGCCGGGGAGGCTGCCGCCAGCGCCCCGGCGGCTCCCAGGGCCCCGCCTGTCATCAACATCTTGCGCCTGCTGAACGCGTCCATGCTTATGAGCTCCTTCTCGAGTCCTGATCGGTGGACACCACGGGGAGAGAACAGGGGATGCGCGGCCGGGTGCCGGTGGAGCGGCGCCGCACACGCCGCGGGTGACGTCAGCGGGATCCGGGCCGGTTGGTGTCCGGGATCTCGATCCGGGCGCCCCGGCCCTTGGTGAGGTAGAAGAGGATGTACTGACGAGCCGCCTCGTCGATCGTCCAGGCGAGGGGCGGCACGAGCGGCAGAGGGATCAGCTTCTCCCGGAAGGCGATCAGCCTCGGCCAGACGGTGGCGATCACCTTTCCCCAGAACGCCTCTTCGGGGATGCCGTCCATGTCGGCGACCCGGTCACCGACGAGGAAGCGGGCCAGTGCGTCGACGAGTGGGCGGTCGATGCCGCCGGGGCTCGTCTGCTCGGCGAGC includes:
- a CDS encoding molybdopterin cofactor-binding domain-containing protein, producing MVNGDDRAAQPPSGSHAFDRRRFLGFVLAAPTLVAAAELVPAEQARADVPSADITELVDLNDVMTLAALPTSGLITVQVHTDGTVSFALPRAEVGQGITTSTAMLIAEEMDVPLDRVRVVLADARPELVFNQLTGGSNTTIATYTPIRVAAAVARGRLLEAAATALGAALTEVTIRAGVVIGPAGRTIGIGALAEKAAAVRTQQVTAELKPAEQFTVIGTPQRRIDALDAVTGRKKFAMDLTVPDAFPTMVCRPPTINGKVGSVANTDEVRAMPGVTDVVVIKSGVAVRALTFGQCIDAVRALKVSWVPGSAKGKSDDSVLRELKAAEITMGLPPLTPSVEGRFTFHFRSNSALEPNCAIADVRSDRAEIWSSLKAPIVAKEAIAANLGLPLSAVTVHVTEGGGSFGRKLFFDAALEAVEVSEKIGKPVKLMWHRADDSRQGRAHPMATSRVRISYVGDTVLSYKQRHTSVATDLGHGFGEIFTALAAKLPVADLGFSETFFQLSQSMPYNFGVNSRLLNETDKSFNTGSMRNVYSPDVTCARELVIDELASKMGKDPYRFRRDFLKDRRCLAVLEKVAEAGHWGRPMPDGTAQGIALHSEYHSASAVLVEIDCRPETVARPIRDGVAGPRVTRVVLAVDAGLTINPRGLEAQMMGCAMDGIALALTSSLHLRDGYFLEASWDNYFYTRQWNTPPELDIIIMPDTTGKPGGAGELGVAATMAAVACAYGRATGTMPTTFPVNHGTLSFEPKPTVPPVPQSPTDGRDHAY
- a CDS encoding oxygenase MpaB family protein — translated: MDAFSRRKMLMTGGALGAAGALAAASPASARSLWTWSPSGSVAGAGAGVDPEWVWDEEADPVLASVIDRGDVPRVNTLLKRWTRNDQPLPDGLPADLKEFMEHARRMPTWADKGKLDRAAQFSKTKGIYVGALYGLGSGLMSTAIPREARAVYYSKGGADMKDRIAKTARLGYDIGDLDAYLPQGSMIVTAVKTRMVHAAVRHLLPQSPGWSGTSGGQKIPISQADIMVTWHSLATFVMRRMKEWGVRVNTADSDAYLHVWQVSAHMLGVSDEYIPASWDAAEAQSKQVLDPILAHSPEGEALTNVLLGIVAELDAGLTRPLISAFTRYTLGGEVGDMIGLSKQPILEKLISTAWPLLVAFREGLVPLPAVPAVLWTLEEALRKFVLLFLAEGRPIAIDIPDVNRPS
- a CDS encoding EamA family transporter, with amino-acid sequence MPAVTTPPTTTGAAAPKPGSERLAGVITMLGSGLSNQTGAAIGSLAFPVLGPVGVVAVRQYVAAIVLTAVGRPRLRTFTRKQWWPVLLLALVFGTMNLSLYCAIDRIGLGLAVTLEFLGPLGIALATSRRRVDACCALIAAAGVVTLARPQPSTDYLGMGLGLLAAVCWASYILLNRTVGERVPGVQGSAAAAALSALMFLPVGVVLVVQRPPTAGAVAYALAAGLLSSAVPYLADLVTLRRVPARTFGLFMSVNPVLAAVVGWIVLGQDLGWTAWAAIAAIVAANTLSMAGRPVTA
- a CDS encoding (2Fe-2S)-binding protein, translated to MPKHTFRLNGEQVTVDIADDVRLLWVLRDVLGVTGPKYGCGINVCKACTSHLNGRAVNPCAIPVGDLNPTDEVTTIEGLPATVGADLHPMQQAWLDQDVAQCGYCQPGQIMAAVALVRRAAEEGREITEADLDGIRNICRCGTYLRIREAIKAGARSM